From Lolium perenne isolate Kyuss_39 chromosome 5, Kyuss_2.0, whole genome shotgun sequence, a single genomic window includes:
- the LOC127298841 gene encoding uncharacterized protein has translation MARIRLAVQLGPMYWVHELTDWVYMLMGSTRYRERDFWSWLGVVGDPIQNNDDTCSICATLVCLEARHRLDFERRYGFNKFPFYITAAAVADLKNQCTVRGVWTPLYGAHEEGVLRVIQAMGGAEVANRFGWKPCKLQVKSWECHSNRDHNGQAMRQSEIAKLIQTKGPLLGTILVHTESYYAPGWEDRVYRGKPRGTKGNGHLVVCTSYCYHPTGRVGSPTELHIEVVDNHTRTGPVRWILAIAFTRFFVVHVEPLNAREVRPSLWRRLLNTILRIFRLAVHY, from the exons TATTGGGTACATGAACTTACTGACTGGGTCTACATGTTGATGGGATCCACAAGGTATCGTGAGAGGGACTTCTGGTCCTGGCTTGGAGTGGTGGGCGACCCTATCCAGAACAATGATG ATACCTGTTCGATATGCGCAACGCTGGTCTGCCTCGAGGCCCGGCATCGCTTGGACTTCGAGAGGCGATACGGCTTCAACAAATTTCCCTTCTATATCACGGCAGCAGCGGTCGCGGACTTGAAGAATCAATGCACGGTGCGTGGTGTGTGGACACCTCTATATGGTGCTCATGAGGAGGGGGTGCTGAGGGTGATCCAGGCGATGGGAGGGGCTGAGGTGGCCAACAGGTTTGGTTGGAAGCCCTGCAAACTTCAGGTGAAGAGTTGGGAGTGCCACTCGAACCGGGACCACAATGGCCAGGCAATGCGGCAGTCCGAGATTGCAAAGTTGATCCAAACGAAGGGACCACTTTTAGGTACAATTCTAGTGCATACTGAGAGCTATTATGCCCCAGGCTGGGAGGATCGAGTTTATCGTGGAAAACCAAGAGGAACAAAGGGTAACGGTCACTTGGTGGTATGTACCTCATACTGCTACCACCCGACTGGCCGGGTGGGCAGCCCGACCGAGCTCCACATTGAGGTGGTCGATAACCACACCCGGACCGGACCGGTGAGGTGGATTCTCGCCATTGCCTTCACCAGGTTTTTCGTGGTTCACGTGGAGCCACTGAATGCTAGAGAGGTCCGGCCCAGCCTGTGGCGCCGTCTCCTGAACACTATTCTTAGGATCTTTCGGCTGGCAGTGCATTACTGA